A portion of the Paenibacillus sp. PvR098 genome contains these proteins:
- the minC gene encoding septum site-determining protein MinC: protein MAAKKHHVTIKGVKDGLVFLLDDTCEFSDVIAELKHKLEKTHQQILTGPIIHVHVKLGSRVVTEEQKDEVRSIISCRGNLLVQSVETKDSSNERAEPESGDVKMVKGMVRSGQTLSHEGNILFLGDVNPGGSISSSGSIYIMGSLRGMAHAGMDGNEQAVIAASHMRPTQLRIAGIISRPPDEWNLSDSFDAYMEFAYVKDGKMEIDKIHHLYKFGLFGRI from the coding sequence ATGGCTGCAAAGAAACATCATGTAACGATAAAAGGAGTAAAAGACGGGCTCGTATTTTTGCTCGACGATACCTGCGAGTTCTCAGATGTAATAGCGGAACTAAAGCATAAGCTTGAAAAAACGCATCAACAAATTTTGACCGGACCGATCATTCATGTGCATGTGAAGCTGGGAAGCCGTGTGGTAACGGAAGAGCAGAAAGATGAAGTGCGCAGTATCATCAGCTGTAGAGGCAACCTGCTAGTTCAATCCGTAGAAACGAAGGATTCTTCGAATGAACGGGCTGAACCTGAATCTGGTGATGTCAAAATGGTAAAAGGAATGGTTCGATCGGGACAGACGCTGTCGCATGAAGGAAATATCTTGTTCTTAGGGGACGTAAACCCGGGCGGAAGCATCTCAAGCTCGGGAAGCATATACATTATGGGCTCTTTACGCGGTATGGCACATGCGGGGATGGACGGGAATGAGCAGGCTGTTATTGCAGCCTCTCATATGCGGCCTACACAGCTCAGAATCGCCGGGATCATCAGCCGTCCTCCGGACGAGTGGAACCTTAGCGATAGTTTTGACGCTTATATGGAATTCGCTTATGTGAAAGACGGTAAAATGGAAATTGACAAAATCCATCACTTGTACAAGTTCGGGTTATTTGGGCGCATTTGA
- a CDS encoding rod shape-determining protein — translation MFGGFTKDLGIDLGTANTLVYVKGKGIVVREPSVVAIRTDTKTIEAVGNDAKKMIGRTPGNIRAIRPMKDGVIADFDTTSTMIKYFIRQAQKQRFLFQRHPSVMVCVPSGITAVEKRAVEDATRQAGARDAYTIEEPFAAAIGADLPVWEPTGSMVVDIGGGTTEVAVISLGGIVTSRSIRVAGDEMDDAIIHYIKRTYNLMIGERTAEQIKMEIGSALPMDPPARFEIRGRDLVSGLPKTMSVTSDEISEALADTVYSILDAVKVTLEKCPPELAADIMDRGIVLTGGGGMLRNLDKLLANETGMPVIVADNALDCVAIGTGRALDNIHLFKTRSGLAVKARR, via the coding sequence ATGTTCGGAGGATTCACTAAAGATCTGGGGATTGACCTGGGGACTGCAAATACATTGGTTTATGTCAAAGGAAAAGGTATTGTTGTTCGCGAGCCTTCCGTCGTGGCAATTCGAACCGATACGAAAACCATTGAAGCGGTAGGAAACGATGCGAAGAAGATGATCGGTCGTACGCCGGGAAACATTCGTGCCATCCGTCCGATGAAGGATGGGGTTATTGCCGATTTTGATACTACTTCTACGATGATCAAATACTTCATTCGTCAAGCGCAAAAGCAGCGCTTTCTGTTTCAGCGCCATCCCAGTGTGATGGTGTGCGTTCCGTCCGGGATTACCGCGGTCGAGAAACGTGCGGTGGAGGATGCGACGCGGCAGGCGGGAGCTCGTGACGCCTACACGATCGAGGAGCCGTTCGCCGCTGCGATCGGCGCCGATTTGCCGGTGTGGGAGCCAACCGGCAGTATGGTGGTCGATATTGGCGGAGGGACGACGGAAGTGGCCGTCATTTCCCTTGGAGGTATTGTAACTAGCCGCTCCATTCGGGTGGCGGGGGATGAAATGGACGATGCGATCATACATTACATCAAACGCACGTACAATCTGATGATTGGGGAGCGGACGGCGGAGCAAATCAAGATGGAGATCGGCTCTGCATTGCCGATGGATCCGCCAGCAAGATTTGAGATCCGCGGCCGCGATTTGGTGAGTGGTCTTCCCAAAACGATGTCTGTCACCTCGGATGAAATTTCCGAAGCGCTTGCCGATACGGTGTATAGTATCTTGGATGCCGTAAAGGTAACGCTTGAGAAATGTCCACCGGAGCTTGCGGCCGATATTATGGACCGGGGGATTGTGCTTACGGGTGGCGGCGGCATGCTTCGCAATCTGGACAAGCTGCTTGCCAACGAGACTGGCATGCCAGTGATTGTGGCCGATAACGCGCTCGATTGCGTAGCGATCGGCACAGGGCGGGCGCTTGATAACATTCACTTGTTTAAGACGAGATCTGGTCTCGCCGTCAAAGCTCGGCGCTAA
- a CDS encoding FtsW/RodA/SpoVE family cell cycle protein: MLHKLKKIDFSIVLILFSFMVISTLLLYSATRYNHTDVFDPTKLTVIYVISLIAFFFMTVLDYRLLTKIWYYLYGVGVLLLIAVYFFGARINGARGWFKLPFGLDFQPVELVKIILIISLAAFMARNRGETLGLVRDLIPIFLLGILPIGLVVMQPDIGNAIILGVILIGMIWIGNIRWTHGIIGAVSIVGFAYLFLFLFKIYHDPLKAFLVAREIPTHWMPRILTLIDPSSATSDAKYHVDNAIRAIGSGALVGESYLQGTSIHSGFIPVAYTDSIFVVVGEEFGFVGSSILLLMYFVLIYRMILISIYCNNYAGSYMIIGIVSMLVYQVFQNIGMMIGIMPLTGITLPFISYGGTSLLINMVAMGLVMSIRLHDDKLLDEE, from the coding sequence GTGCTGCACAAACTCAAAAAAATAGATTTCTCCATCGTGCTTATCCTTTTTTCATTCATGGTCATCAGTACGCTCCTGCTTTACAGCGCGACGAGATATAACCACACTGACGTATTTGACCCTACAAAACTGACGGTAATCTATGTCATTTCGCTCATTGCCTTTTTCTTTATGACCGTTCTGGATTATCGCTTGTTAACGAAAATCTGGTATTATTTATATGGCGTCGGAGTGCTCCTTCTGATTGCCGTTTATTTCTTTGGTGCGAGAATTAACGGAGCAAGAGGTTGGTTCAAGCTTCCGTTTGGGCTTGATTTTCAGCCGGTCGAGCTTGTGAAGATCATTCTGATCATCAGTTTGGCGGCGTTTATGGCTCGTAACAGAGGCGAGACGCTGGGACTGGTGCGGGATCTCATCCCGATCTTCCTTCTTGGCATTCTGCCCATCGGCTTGGTCGTCATGCAACCAGACATAGGTAATGCTATTATTTTGGGTGTTATTCTGATCGGCATGATTTGGATCGGCAACATCCGCTGGACTCATGGCATTATTGGCGCTGTCTCGATCGTTGGGTTTGCCTATTTGTTTTTGTTTTTATTTAAAATATATCATGATCCTTTGAAGGCATTTCTTGTGGCTAGAGAGATACCGACGCACTGGATGCCAAGGATTCTTACCTTAATTGACCCGTCCTCAGCTACTAGTGACGCTAAGTATCACGTGGACAATGCGATTCGAGCCATCGGCTCCGGAGCTTTGGTTGGAGAAAGCTATTTACAGGGCACATCGATACATAGCGGATTTATTCCCGTTGCCTATACGGATTCTATCTTTGTAGTCGTCGGGGAAGAGTTTGGTTTTGTCGGATCATCGATTTTGCTGCTGATGTACTTTGTCCTGATTTATCGCATGATTTTGATTTCCATTTATTGCAACAATTATGCAGGTTCCTATATGATTATAGGGATTGTCTCGATGCTGGTTTATCAAGTGTTCCAGAACATTGGTATGATGATCGGCATTATGCCCCTTACGGGGATTACGCTACCCTTCATCAGCTACGGAGGCACTTCGCTGCTGATTAATATGGTGGCGATGGGTCTGGTCATGAGCATACGGCTGCATGACGATAAGCTGTTGGATGAGGAGTAG
- a CDS encoding DUF4321 domain-containing protein: MKKNMLTLILFLIVGLVAGTLVGQLLAPYPGLSFLTKSVELTWQPKADLLVIRYDLNLYIRLNLISIAGLALGFWLHRRL, encoded by the coding sequence TTGAAAAAGAATATGCTTACACTCATTCTCTTCCTGATTGTCGGATTGGTTGCCGGAACGCTGGTTGGCCAGCTTCTTGCTCCATATCCGGGATTGTCGTTCCTGACCAAGTCGGTGGAATTAACCTGGCAGCCTAAAGCTGATCTGCTAGTGATCCGATACGATTTGAACCTGTATATCCGTCTGAATTTGATCAGTATCGCGGGCTTGGCTCTCGGATTCTGGCTGCACCGCCGACTGTAG
- a CDS encoding N-acetylmuramoyl-L-alanine amidase — MHKPWMRAALLTLALLVLPGQASAAKIVVDAGHGGYDPGAIGVNGLQEKTVNLDISRKLRDILVRRGYEVVMSRDSDVYLSLKERVEFTNAQHADLFVSIHANSFPNPGTRGALVLYYDDAYPQSSYPASPEMRALTPQSRELATKVLDSFVKTVGVENRGLVPSAVYVVRMGGIPSILFETAFLSNAADAALLASDPVRQSMAQGIASGIEAFMPPNMVFPDTRGHWAREAVLRLNAQGVVEGIGDRFEPNRLLTRAEWMAMLGRVFDLPASGTAGSACGPGGKDTVAGAVYRKDGCGTSQGAAAFRDVNAGHWAFAALNRAVKAGVLEGYPDGTLRPDRPVTRAEVAALFQRLANAPLEQLPKGSRQPFKDVPADYWAAGAVASLKQSGWINGVTAEEFEPERFMTRAESAALIDRYMASRPK, encoded by the coding sequence ATGCATAAGCCTTGGATGCGTGCCGCGCTTTTGACCCTTGCTCTTCTTGTGCTGCCTGGACAGGCGTCTGCCGCGAAAATTGTCGTCGATGCCGGTCACGGAGGTTATGATCCCGGCGCCATCGGCGTCAACGGGTTGCAGGAGAAAACGGTCAATTTGGATATATCCCGCAAGCTCAGAGACATCTTGGTGCGGCGTGGGTACGAGGTGGTCATGTCGAGGGATTCCGATGTGTATCTCTCCTTGAAGGAGCGGGTCGAATTTACAAATGCGCAGCATGCGGATTTGTTCGTCTCGATTCACGCGAACTCTTTCCCGAACCCGGGAACACGCGGTGCGTTGGTGCTGTACTATGATGATGCATATCCGCAATCGAGCTATCCCGCAAGTCCCGAAATGAGGGCACTCACTCCCCAAAGCCGGGAGCTGGCGACGAAGGTACTGGACTCCTTCGTCAAAACGGTTGGCGTGGAGAACCGGGGTCTTGTACCGAGTGCGGTCTATGTCGTTCGGATGGGCGGCATCCCGAGCATCCTTTTTGAGACGGCGTTCTTGTCGAATGCAGCGGATGCGGCGCTTCTGGCGTCGGATCCGGTACGCCAGAGCATGGCGCAGGGAATTGCCAGCGGCATTGAAGCTTTCATGCCGCCGAACATGGTGTTCCCGGACACCCGGGGACACTGGGCCCGCGAAGCCGTCTTGCGGCTGAATGCTCAGGGCGTTGTAGAAGGGATCGGCGACCGATTCGAACCGAACCGGCTGCTGACGAGAGCGGAATGGATGGCGATGCTCGGGCGGGTCTTCGACCTGCCGGCGTCCGGGACGGCGGGGAGCGCTTGCGGCCCCGGCGGCAAAGACACGGTCGCCGGGGCGGTCTATCGCAAGGACGGGTGCGGCACCTCGCAAGGGGCTGCCGCGTTCCGCGACGTGAACGCGGGGCATTGGGCCTTCGCCGCCCTGAACCGGGCGGTGAAGGCTGGCGTGCTGGAGGGATACCCCGACGGCACGCTGCGGCCCGACCGGCCCGTGACCAGGGCCGAGGTGGCCGCGCTGTTCCAGCGGCTGGCGAATGCGCCGCTGGAACAGCTGCCGAAAGGCTCGCGGCAGCCATTCAAAGACGTGCCGGCAGATTATTGGGCGGCAGGAGCAGTGGCTTCACTGAAGCAATCTGGCTGGATTAATGGCGTAACGGCAGAAGAATTCGAACCCGAACGTTTCATGACGCGGGCTGAATCCGCCGCGCTGATTGACCGATACATGGCTAGCCGCCCCAAGTAG
- the mreD gene encoding rod shape-determining protein MreD, giving the protein MNHTKLWLILGVLFLLESTLMPWLIPPAWQTKVYVVPHFMLVIVLYIGLYIHRHTALTFGLIFGILQDFIHHSPMLGPVSFGLGLAGYFAGLMQGRVYSSIVISMLVIGLGNLFYDSVIFGLYRLFRVIHTDFQWVFFYQMLPSMLINLLFALAVYVPVRKLFEGLPQKQAEEE; this is encoded by the coding sequence ATGAATCATACAAAGCTTTGGTTGATTTTGGGTGTTCTGTTTTTGCTTGAAAGCACCTTGATGCCTTGGTTGATACCACCTGCATGGCAAACGAAGGTTTATGTCGTTCCGCACTTTATGCTGGTTATTGTTCTTTATATCGGTCTGTATATTCATCGCCACACGGCGCTTACGTTCGGACTTATTTTCGGCATACTGCAGGATTTCATTCATCATTCGCCTATGCTTGGCCCGGTTTCGTTCGGACTTGGTTTAGCCGGTTATTTTGCTGGTCTTATGCAGGGGCGGGTCTATTCCAGCATCGTGATCAGTATGCTTGTGATCGGTTTGGGAAATTTGTTTTACGATTCGGTCATTTTTGGCTTGTATCGTTTGTTCCGCGTTATTCATACGGATTTCCAATGGGTATTCTTTTATCAAATGCTGCCCAGCATGCTGATTAACCTGCTGTTTGCGCTGGCTGTTTATGTTCCGGTACGGAAGCTGTTTGAGGGACTTCCGCAGAAACAGGCGGAGGAAGAATAA
- a CDS encoding Maf family protein produces the protein MTLTTTKPLILASSSPRRQELIRSLQLPYQIIVSDVDETTEPGLTPEQIVEQLSGRKASAVYERCKADLQELPEGIIIGSDTIVVLNEEILGKPKDEADAFRMLKSLQGREHHVYSGVACIDLQTGVQHVAHQRTAVWMKELTDERIRRYMATGEPMDKAGSYAIQGLGATIVERIEGDYFNVVGLPMSLLSDMLERFSVAVF, from the coding sequence ATGACGTTAACTACTACCAAACCATTGATTTTGGCCTCTTCTTCGCCACGGCGGCAGGAGTTAATCCGTTCCTTGCAGCTTCCCTACCAAATTATCGTCAGTGATGTGGATGAAACGACGGAGCCAGGACTTACCCCAGAACAAATTGTGGAGCAGCTATCCGGTCGCAAAGCGTCGGCAGTATACGAACGTTGTAAAGCGGATTTGCAGGAGCTCCCGGAGGGTATTATCATCGGTTCGGATACGATCGTCGTATTGAACGAAGAGATTCTCGGCAAGCCCAAGGACGAAGCGGACGCTTTTCGTATGTTGAAGTCCTTGCAGGGAAGAGAGCATCACGTATACAGCGGCGTCGCCTGTATCGATTTGCAGACCGGGGTGCAGCATGTGGCCCATCAAAGAACGGCCGTATGGATGAAGGAACTCACGGATGAACGCATTCGTCGTTATATGGCAACGGGCGAGCCGATGGACAAGGCCGGATCGTATGCGATTCAAGGACTCGGCGCCACGATTGTGGAGAGAATCGAGGGCGATTATTTTAACGTCGTGGGGCTCCCGATGTCGCTTCTTTCAGACATGCTTGAGCGTTTCTCGGTTGCTGTCTTTTGA
- the minD gene encoding septum site-determining protein MinD yields the protein MGDAIVITSGKGGVGKTTTSANIGTALALHGKKVVMVDTDIGLRNLDVVMGLENRIIYDLIDVAEGRCRLPQALVKDKRFDELYMLPAAQTKDKHAISPDAVRQIVLDLKRDFDYVIIDCPAGIEQGFKNAVAGADKAIVVTTPENAAVRDADRIIGLLEREPNVESPKLVINRIRPNMVKKGEMLDVDEICSVLAIDLLGIVPDDEYVIKAANIGEPTVMNPNSRAAIAYRNIARRILGDSVPLMLMEEKTGVFTKMKKFLGIG from the coding sequence ATGGGAGACGCAATCGTTATTACTTCAGGCAAGGGGGGCGTCGGGAAAACGACGACATCCGCCAATATCGGGACGGCTTTGGCGCTGCATGGGAAGAAGGTCGTGATGGTGGATACGGACATCGGTCTCCGTAACCTGGACGTAGTCATGGGGCTTGAAAACCGGATTATTTACGATTTGATCGATGTGGCTGAAGGCCGCTGTCGTTTGCCGCAAGCCTTGGTGAAGGACAAGCGGTTTGACGAACTGTATATGCTGCCTGCTGCGCAAACGAAGGATAAGCATGCGATATCGCCAGACGCGGTACGACAGATCGTGCTTGATCTGAAGCGGGATTTTGATTATGTGATTATCGATTGTCCTGCAGGCATTGAGCAAGGCTTCAAGAACGCAGTGGCGGGTGCCGACAAAGCGATCGTTGTGACTACGCCGGAGAACGCCGCCGTTCGGGACGCCGACCGAATCATCGGGCTTCTTGAGAGAGAGCCCAATGTCGAGTCGCCGAAGCTTGTCATTAATCGGATTCGCCCGAATATGGTCAAAAAAGGTGAGATGCTTGATGTCGATGAAATTTGCTCCGTGCTGGCCATCGACCTCTTGGGCATCGTGCCTGACGACGAATATGTCATTAAGGCGGCCAATATCGGGGAGCCTACAGTCATGAATCCGAATTCTCGCGCCGCTATTGCCTACAGGAACATTGCGCGCCGCATTCTCGGAGATTCCGTGCCGCTGATGCTTATGGAAGAGAAGACGGGCGTCTTCACCAAAATGAAAAAGTTTCTTGGAATAGGATGA
- the mreC gene encoding rod shape-determining protein MreC — translation MGNKRLLLLMLGLICFIALMGLTFGQRNYNTWPERFLKDTISWTQGLIYKPVGAIVGLFQDVGQLSTIYEENQVLRQTLTKYARDTTRLNDLELQNKRLQDALGFTERQKQMNDYKFRMAEVVYFNQGNKMMTVNLGEKDGIRPNMAVMSVEGLIGRVVSVSSFYSDVQLLTGIDDKASLESKAISVTVKGKENESFGFIETFDSDSQTLLMTKIDPKDPLQPGDTIITSGRGLVFPRGIEVGQVVEKKQGEFGITYVASIQPFASFNHLREVFVVEVPELGESS, via the coding sequence TTGGGAAATAAGAGGTTGCTCTTGCTGATGCTTGGCCTTATCTGCTTTATTGCACTGATGGGTCTTACGTTCGGGCAGCGAAATTATAATACATGGCCTGAGAGATTTTTGAAGGATACGATTTCTTGGACCCAGGGACTGATCTACAAGCCCGTCGGAGCCATTGTTGGTTTATTTCAAGATGTCGGGCAGCTTAGCACCATTTATGAGGAAAATCAGGTGCTGCGGCAGACATTGACCAAGTACGCCCGTGACACGACTCGATTGAACGACCTCGAGCTGCAGAACAAACGGCTGCAGGATGCACTCGGCTTTACCGAGCGGCAAAAGCAAATGAACGATTATAAATTCCGCATGGCCGAGGTCGTTTATTTTAATCAGGGCAACAAGATGATGACCGTCAATCTTGGGGAAAAGGACGGAATCAGGCCAAATATGGCTGTCATGTCGGTGGAAGGCCTGATCGGCAGGGTGGTCAGCGTATCTTCTTTTTATTCTGACGTACAGCTGCTTACCGGGATTGACGATAAAGCGTCACTGGAGTCCAAAGCCATCTCTGTCACGGTGAAGGGTAAGGAGAACGAATCGTTCGGCTTTATCGAGACTTTCGACTCCGATTCGCAGACGCTGCTAATGACCAAAATCGATCCTAAGGATCCGCTTCAGCCTGGTGATACGATCATTACTTCCGGTAGAGGTCTCGTATTCCCTCGGGGCATCGAAGTGGGGCAGGTCGTCGAGAAAAAGCAGGGTGAGTTTGGCATCACCTACGTGGCCAGCATACAGCCATTCGCATCGTTCAATCATCTTCGCGAAGTATTCGTCGTTGAAGTGCCGGAGCTGGGTGAGTCGTCATGA
- the radC gene encoding DNA repair protein RadC: MKEGNALESLNYTLRDVPNEERPRERMIQYGAQALSNAELLAILLRTGTFQESAVHVAQRLLRESGGLRKLSDMSMEQFTEIKGIGAAKALQIQAGIELGRRMARSAMNETVIIRSPQDVASLLMEDLRYLQKEHFVCLFLNTKNHVIGQETLSMGSLNASIVHPREVFRAAIKRSSASIVCAHNHPSGDPTPSPEDVQITKRLVQAGDIVGIDVLDHIVIGDQRFVSLKELGMM; the protein is encoded by the coding sequence ATGAAAGAGGGGAATGCATTGGAATCGCTCAATTATACATTGCGCGATGTCCCTAACGAAGAACGACCTAGAGAGCGCATGATACAGTATGGGGCTCAAGCATTAAGCAATGCGGAGCTGCTTGCGATATTGCTCAGAACGGGTACGTTTCAGGAATCGGCTGTCCATGTCGCTCAGCGATTATTGAGGGAAAGCGGCGGACTCCGGAAACTATCAGATATGAGCATGGAGCAGTTCACCGAAATCAAGGGCATCGGCGCAGCCAAAGCACTGCAGATTCAAGCCGGTATCGAGCTGGGACGCAGGATGGCCAGAAGCGCTATGAACGAAACGGTGATCATTCGATCTCCGCAGGATGTGGCGTCGCTTTTGATGGAGGATTTGCGCTATTTGCAAAAAGAGCATTTTGTTTGTCTGTTTCTGAACACCAAAAATCATGTGATCGGGCAGGAGACATTGTCGATGGGCAGTCTGAATGCGTCTATCGTGCATCCTCGCGAGGTGTTTCGCGCGGCCATTAAGCGCAGCAGCGCTTCGATCGTATGTGCACACAATCACCCCAGCGGCGATCCCACACCGAGTCCTGAGGATGTCCAGATAACCAAACGTCTTGTACAGGCGGGAGATATCGTTGGTATCGACGTGTTGGATCACATCGTGATCGGCGATCAGCGCTTCGTCAGTTTGAAGGAGCTTGGAATGATGTAA
- the murC gene encoding UDP-N-acetylmuramate--L-alanine ligase has protein sequence MNTSEHIHFIGIGGYGMSAIAKVMLEMGYQVSGSDLAQQELTEKLAAKGAQVFIGHEAQNVKGADVVVYSTALSKDNVEMVAAEELKIPILHRAQMLARLMNAKKGIAVAGAHGKTTTSSMIALVLEHCGQDPTFIIGGEIMNVGSNAKAGKGEWVVAEADESDGSFLQYQPSIALVNNIEADHLENYDGNFENLKNAYARFLSQVQSDGKAVVCKDDVYLQEMIPQIKSEVITYAIDTEADVMARNICLGDRKVTFEVVGGGVLLGTVRLSVPGKHNVYNAMATIITCMEAGLTFEQVAEAITEFRGAKRRFQVLGEVNNILVIDDYAHHPTEIEATIQAAKATGKRIIAVFQPQRYTRTYFLFEQFSRAFPDADEVIITDIYSPAGEKQIEGISSANLVELIRKNSNPNVRYVPTKEQVQAYLYDSVRPGDLVLTMGAGDIWKAADGLAKALAESPK, from the coding sequence GTGAATACATCGGAGCATATCCATTTTATCGGTATCGGCGGGTATGGTATGAGTGCCATTGCCAAAGTGATGCTGGAAATGGGCTACCAAGTATCGGGATCCGATTTGGCGCAGCAGGAGCTGACGGAGAAGCTGGCAGCCAAGGGAGCGCAGGTGTTTATCGGACACGAAGCGCAGAATGTGAAGGGAGCGGACGTCGTCGTATACTCCACGGCGCTGTCTAAAGATAATGTAGAGATGGTCGCGGCTGAAGAGCTGAAGATCCCGATTTTGCACCGGGCACAAATGCTGGCGAGACTAATGAATGCGAAAAAAGGCATTGCGGTGGCGGGAGCGCACGGAAAAACGACAACGTCATCCATGATTGCCTTGGTGCTGGAGCATTGCGGACAGGACCCGACCTTTATCATTGGCGGGGAAATCATGAACGTTGGCAGTAATGCCAAAGCCGGCAAGGGCGAGTGGGTCGTGGCGGAGGCGGATGAGAGCGACGGTTCGTTCCTGCAGTACCAACCTAGTATCGCACTGGTAAACAATATTGAAGCGGATCATCTTGAAAACTATGACGGCAACTTTGAAAATTTGAAAAACGCCTATGCCCGGTTTTTAAGCCAGGTGCAGAGTGACGGTAAAGCGGTCGTTTGCAAGGATGACGTCTATTTGCAGGAAATGATTCCGCAAATCAAGAGCGAGGTCATCACGTATGCGATCGATACGGAAGCGGATGTGATGGCTCGAAACATATGCCTCGGCGACCGAAAGGTCACGTTTGAAGTAGTGGGAGGCGGAGTTCTTCTCGGAACGGTTCGTTTATCCGTGCCCGGCAAGCATAATGTCTACAATGCGATGGCTACGATCATTACCTGCATGGAAGCGGGCCTAACATTCGAGCAGGTAGCGGAAGCGATTACGGAATTCCGCGGAGCCAAGCGCCGATTTCAGGTGCTGGGTGAAGTGAATAACATCTTGGTCATCGATGATTATGCACACCACCCTACTGAAATCGAAGCGACAATCCAAGCAGCCAAAGCGACGGGCAAGCGCATTATCGCCGTGTTTCAACCGCAGCGGTATACGCGGACCTATTTTCTGTTTGAGCAGTTCAGCCGTGCCTTCCCGGATGCGGATGAGGTGATCATTACGGACATCTATTCCCCGGCAGGGGAGAAGCAAATCGAAGGGATCAGCTCGGCCAATTTGGTGGAACTGATCCGCAAGAACAGCAACCCGAATGTTCGTTATGTCCCAACAAAGGAGCAGGTACAGGCCTATTTGTACGATTCTGTGCGTCCGGGCGACCTGGTTCTGACGATGGGCGCAGGGGATATTTGGAAAGCGGCTGATGGACTGGCCAAAGCCCTTGCTGAAAGTCCGAAATAA
- a CDS encoding M23 family metallopeptidase produces the protein METRKNVRERRMEKIRKLQEGVPRRKHWEPDVSHMEFPAGRGYYETEWDRGRAERLEPDLRQDPEVEWNRKLQRDWSRHERSDYNDNGGFSSDPRTSRLAAKIMISGVLFALVWGMFQMEHPLANKGKQVVSGVLTESFDIALLSAWYENTFEGVPSFLPALGSSKHQDAEKVAAVSKHYFPPVQGKMIAAFTPIQGGVLVEVPPGAPVSALDTGLVAFAGTKEDTGFTVVIRHSAGLESIYGQLEQGSVRVGDWIKGGETLGTVAQPPQGHVTGTFYFAVSKNGKPVDPTDVVPFD, from the coding sequence ATGGAAACGAGGAAAAACGTTCGCGAGCGGCGAATGGAAAAAATCCGAAAGCTTCAGGAAGGCGTGCCGCGCCGTAAGCATTGGGAGCCGGACGTTTCTCATATGGAATTTCCGGCCGGCCGGGGCTATTATGAGACGGAATGGGATAGAGGCCGGGCAGAGCGATTAGAACCTGATCTACGGCAGGATCCCGAGGTGGAATGGAACCGCAAGCTGCAGCGGGATTGGTCTCGACATGAACGTTCCGACTACAATGACAACGGAGGCTTTTCGTCGGATCCCCGGACAAGCCGTTTGGCGGCAAAAATCATGATCAGTGGTGTTTTGTTTGCTTTGGTATGGGGTATGTTTCAAATGGAGCATCCGTTGGCTAATAAAGGGAAGCAAGTGGTATCAGGCGTACTGACGGAATCATTCGACATCGCCTTGCTCTCTGCTTGGTATGAGAATACGTTCGAAGGGGTCCCGTCATTCCTTCCTGCGTTAGGTTCTTCAAAACATCAGGATGCGGAAAAGGTAGCCGCCGTTTCTAAGCATTACTTCCCGCCTGTTCAAGGGAAAATGATCGCCGCTTTTACTCCCATTCAAGGAGGTGTACTCGTAGAGGTGCCGCCGGGCGCTCCGGTATCTGCTTTAGACACAGGCTTGGTAGCTTTTGCGGGCACAAAGGAGGATACGGGGTTTACGGTCGTTATTCGGCATTCGGCAGGCCTGGAATCGATTTACGGGCAGCTGGAGCAGGGAAGTGTAAGGGTCGGCGATTGGATCAAAGGAGGAGAAACGCTAGGGACGGTAGCTCAGCCGCCGCAGGGACATGTAACAGGTACGTTTTATTTTGCCGTTTCAAAGAACGGCAAGCCTGTCGATCCGACGGACGTGGTACCTTTTGACTAA